The window CGTGGCGGCGCCGACGAACCGCAGGGCGGCCGCGGTCGGTGTCACGGTGACCTGTGCACCGAGGGCCGCCAACCGGCGGACCACCTCGGCCGACTTGTAGGCGGCGATCCCGCCACCGACCCCGAGGACGACCCGGGGTGCGGCGGCGGACGCGCCGGACGTCACTCGCCTTCGGTGTGCTCGAGCAGGCCGCCGTTGATCTCGCGCAGCGCGATGGACAGCGGCTTCTCGCGGGGCATCGGCTCGACCAGCGGACCGACGTAGTCCATCAGGCCCTCGCCGAGCTGGGAGTAGTAGTCGTTGATCTGCCGGGCGCGCTTGGCCGCGTAGATCGACAGCGCGTACTTGGAGCTGGCGTGCGTCAGCAGCTCGTCGATCGGCGGGAAGGTGATGCCCGCCGCCGCGATCTGGGCGGCCGACGGCGCGGTGGCGGGCGTGCTGGACGGTGATGTCACGTGAACTCCGGTTCGTCTGTGGTGCAGTGCTGCACGATGCCGAGGTCCCTCGGTACCGCTCGGTGCGACTCAGGTGCGAGCATGCGGCAGTGCTCGTCCGGACGAGGACGAGCGCGTACCAGGCTCAAGTCATCAAGCGTACCAAGGCCGCGGCCGCGGCATCGACGTCGGTGTTGACGACGGTGTGGTCGAACTCCGACTCGGCGGCCAGCTCGGCGCGGGCCGCGTCGAGCCGGGCGGCCCGGACCTCGGCGCTCTCGGTGCCCCGGCCGACCAGCCGGCGGGCCAGTTCGTCGAACGACGGTGGCGCCAGGAAGAGCAGCACCGCCTCCGGGCCGACCGACCCGGCGGCGCGGACCTGGCGTGCCCCCTGGACCTCGATCTCCAGCAGCACGTCCTGACCGGCGGCGAGCCGGCGCTCCACGTCGGCCGCCGGGGTCCCGTAGTGGTTACCGGCGAAGTAGGCGTGCTCCAGCAGCGCGCCGTCGGCGATCATCCGTTCGAACTCGTCGTGGTCGACGAAGAAGTAGTGCCGGCCGTGTTCCTCGCCGGCCCGCGGCTTCCGGGTGGTCGCCGAGATGGAGTAGTGCAGGTCCGGCAGGTCCCGGCGGAGCCGCTGGACCAGGGTGCTCTTGCCCACGCCGGACGGGCCGGAGAGGACGAACAGCCGGCCCCGGCGGGGCCGGGCGGTGGGGCCCGGGTCCGGTGCCGGGCCGGCTGTCGGGGCGTTCGCGGACGCCCGGTCCGTCGGGACCGCACCCTCGGGGGTCGCGGTCACCGGGGATCCCGCGACGCTGCCGTCGCCGTGCTGCCCCACGGGCGGGCGGTCAGCGGGGCGATCAGTCGCCGAATTCGGTCAGCAGCGCCTGGCGCTGCCGTTCGCCGAGCCCGCGCACCCGTCGGCTCGGGGCGATCTCGAACTGCTCCATGAGCTGCTGGGCGCGGACCTTGCCGACCCCCGGCATGGATTCGAGCAGCGCCGAGACCCGGAGCTTGGCCAGCGCCTCGTTGGACTCGGCGTCGTCGAGGACCTGCTTCAGCGAGGTCCCACCACGCTTGAGGCGCTCCTTGAGCTCCGCCCGAGCCTTGCGGGCGACCGCGGCCTTCTCCAGGGCGGCAGCGCGCTGCTCATCGGTCAACTGGGGCAATGCCACTTCGGCCTCACTTCTCGTCTGTCGAATGGTCGTGCACGCGCGTCCCTCGGCCGATCTCGGCCCCGACGGGGCGGGAGGACGGCCGCCGCAGCAGGCGGCCCGGGAGCGAACATCACGAACGTACCCAGGCCATACCCCGGCGGCAAACCAGTGCACCATCGTGTCGGGACGGACCCCCTGGTCGGGCACGGTGTCCGTCGAACGGCCCAGTCGCGGCGCTCACCACGAGCGACGGACGGGGCCGGGGTCGCTCAGGACGACCCCGCGCCGGCGGCGACCACCGGACCGACCGCGACCGACGACGTCGCGAACCGAGGCGTGAGCACGTTGCGCACCAGGGTCAGGGCGGAGCCGATCGCCATGTGCATGTCCAGGTACTGGTAGGTCCCGAGCCGGCCGCCGAAGAAGACGTCGTCCTCCCCCGCCGCCAGTGCGCGGTACGACCGCAGCAGTTCCCGGTCGGCCGGGCTGTTCACCGGGTAGTACGGCTCGTCGCCGACCCCGGCGAAACGGGAGAACTCGCGCACGATGACGGTGCGGTCGGTCGGGTAGTCGCGCTCGGGGTGCAGGTGGCGGAACTCGAGGATGCGGGTGAAGGGCACGTCCTCGTCGGCGTAGTTCATCACCGAGGTCCCCTGGAAGTCCCCGACCGGCAGCACCTCCTGGTCGAAGTCCAGCGTGCGCCAGGTGAGCGCACCGGCGCAGTGGCCGAACCAGCGGTCCAACGGCCCGGTGTAGACGATCGGGACGTTGCCCAGCGCCGCCTGCCGGCCGTACGGGCCGCCGGCGAGGAAGTCGGTCGCCAGCCGCACCTCGATCCGCGGGTGGTCGGCCATCCGGCTCCACCAGGCGGTGTAGCCGTCGACCGGCAGACCCTCCCAGGTGTCGTTGAAGTACCGGTTGTCGTAGGTGTAGCGCACCGGCAGCCGGCTGATGATGTCGCCGTCGAGCTGGGTCGGGTCGGTCTGCCACTGCTTGGCCGTGTAGCCCCGGACGAACGCCTCGTACAGCGGCCGCCCGACCAGCGAGATGGCCTTCGCCTCCAGGTCACGCGCCTCCCGCCCGGCCAGCTCGGCGGCCTGCTCCCGGACCAGCGCCCGCGCCTCGTCCGGTCCCAGGGCACTGCGGAAGAACTGGTTGATGGTCCCCAGGTTGATGGGCATCGGGAACACCTCGCCGCGGTGCCGGGTGTACACCCGGTGCTGGTAGGCGGTGAAGGCGGTGAAGCGGTTGACGTAGTCCCAGACGGCCTGGTTGGAGGTGTGGAACAGGTGCGCACCGTAGCGGTGCACCTCGATCCCCGTCCCGGGCTCGGCCTCGCTGTAGGCGTTCCCACCGACGTGGTCGCGCACGTCGAGGACCAGCACGTTCAACCCCAGCTCGGACGCGCAGCGCTCGGCGACCGTGAGCCCGAAGGCGCCGGCTCCGACCACGATCAGATCGGTGTTCATCGTGACCCCCTCACACCACTGCCAGCAGGGTCGCACACGGCGAGACCTCGGCACACGACGGGCAGACACCCGACGCCGGCTGCGGCGGGTGCAGTGCGATCACCCGGCCGATGCGGCTCAGCAGCGGAGCGCGCAGGAACGGGGTCGCCGAGCTGACCGCGGCCTCGGCGAGCAGCCCGACGCCGCTGCCGGTGAGCCGGACGGGGCCCAGAGCCGCGTCCTGCAGTCCCGCCCGCGCCGCCCCCACCCCCCGCCGGTGCGCGGTCTCCAGCTCCTCGGCGATCGCGGTGTCCACGGCGGTCGTCGGCGCGGTCACGCCGTCGCCGCCGTTCCGGACGCCGACAGCGCGGACCCGAGGCCGGGCCGCTCCCGCCAGACCGTCGACCACATCGCCTCCGCGATCGCGTCCCACTCGTGCCGGGCCAGCACCCCGCCCACGTCGGCGACCGGCTCGTCCAGCGCCTGCCGGCAGGCGGCGGCGAGTTCGGCCGGCCCGTCGACCAGCCGTACACAGTCGGCGAAGTCGGCGACCACGTCCGGGACCCGGGTGGACACCACCGGCAGCCCGGCGGCCAGGTACTCCAGGGTCTTGGTGGGGCTGATGGACCGGGTGGCCTCGTTGAGGGCGAACGGCATCAGCGCGACGTCGAAGCCGGCCATCACGGCGGGCAGCTCCGGGTAGGCCACCATCCCGGGGTAGGTGAGGTTCGGCGACTGCGGCAGTGCGGCCGCGTCGATCTTGGCGATCGGGCCCACGACCCGGATCTCCCAGTCGGGCAGCAGCGCCGCCGCACCCGCGATCAGGTCGAGGTCGAGCCGCTCGTCGATGACGCCGACGTACCCGGCGACCGGCCGGTCGTGCCGGGTGCGCAGGGCCCGTGACCGCGCGTAGTGGGCGGTCTCGACGCCGCTGGGGTGCAGGTGCACCCGCTGCCGGCGCTGGGTCAGCACCCCGCGGTGCAGCGACCGGCCGCCGGTGAAGACGATGTCGGCCTCGGCCAGCGCCCGCCGCTGCCGCAGCACCAGTCCCGACGGCGCCTCGGCGAACGACGCGAGGTCGTCCATCACGTCGTAGACCAGGTTGCGCGGTGCCAGCCGCTGGGCGAGGTCGAACGCCATCGGGCTGTACAACCAGACGTCGGGTGCGGTGGTGGACCGCCCGGCGAAGTAGGCCGCGAGCAGCTCAGGGTAGGCCTGCGCTTCCGGGGCGCTGAAGCCCAGGTGGCGCCCGGGATCGTCGGACGGCACCTCGAGCCAGACCCGGGTGACCGGGCCGGCCTCCTCGACGGCGATCCGCGGCTCGGTGACGTCGGCGCCGAGCGGTTCCTCGACGAACCAGGTGCGGGCCCCGCGGTCGGCGGCGATGCGGTCGGCGATGCGCGAGACGAGGTGCTGCGGGCGTTGCCAGACCCAGGTCCAGCGGAGGTGCGACAGGACGATGAGATCGGTGGTCATGGGCTCACTCTCGATTCCGGGCGGCGGACCGGGAAGGTCCACCGGGATGGGGGCGACGGTGTGCACGGCCGGGTCCTGCCAGGACCAGTCCACGGACGCGGCGAAGCCGGCCAGCTCCACGTCGTTGGGGGGTTGCCAGCGGTAGGCGGGCAGGTCCGCGGCGGCGGCGCCGGCCGCGACGGATTCCCAGGCCTCGGTCAGCACGGTGCGCCGGCGCCGGCGGTCCTCGTCGACCGTCAGCACGCCCACCGGGTCCCGGCGGCCGCCGGCCCGGGCGAGCAGGGAGTCCCAGTCGCAGGAGTCGACGTGCGGGAACCAGCAGAAACCCCGCAGCGGCACACCGGCGCGCAGCGCCTGCTCGTACTGCTCGACCATGTACTTCAGCCAGGTCACCCGGTCCGACGGGAGCCCGCGGATGTTGGTCTCGGTGAGCATCATGGGCAGTCCGTACCGGTCGCCGTACCGACCGGCCACCGCCGCGAATCCGAGCGGCGACGGCGACGGTGCGTGACCACCGGCGTCGTCGTAGAACCACTCCGAGTGCGGGTAGTAGTCCAGGCCGAGGACGTCGACCTGCAGCGGCGCCAGCGTGCCCACCATCGCCCGCATCGCCGGGTCGTCGAGCAGCACGTCCAGGAAGGGCCGGCCCGCCCGGAGGTCGTGTCCGGTAATCAGGTCCAGGACGACGTGACGGCGGTCGTTGGCCAACGCCGCGTACTCCGCGTGCCGGCCGGCCCCCCGGTGGTGCTCGGCGGTGTCGATCCACACGTGGGCCGCGTGCGGCAGCCGCTGCCGCCAGTGCGCCGCCACCTGCGACACCGACGGAAGGACGTTGAGCAACAGTTCCCGGAAACCGGCCAGCCCACTGCGGTAGGGCGGCCAGAGTGCTTCGTGGCCGGCCAGGAACAGCGTCGCGAACGGCTCGTTGACGAGGGTGTACGCCGGCAGCCACGGATGGCGGTCGGCGACGCCGACGGCGAAAGCGCGGTAGGCGGAACCGAAGTCGGGGTCGGCGAAGCCCTGCCGGAGCCAGCGCGGATACGACGTGTGGTGCAGCAGATCGACCACCGGCACCATACCGCTGTCGCGCAGGGCGGCCAGTTCGAGATCGGTTCGTTCCCAGTCGT is drawn from Nakamurella deserti and contains these coding sequences:
- the mihF gene encoding integration host factor, actinobacterial type, giving the protein MALPQLTDEQRAAALEKAAVARKARAELKERLKRGGTSLKQVLDDAESNEALAKLRVSALLESMPGVGKVRAQQLMEQFEIAPSRRVRGLGERQRQALLTEFGD
- a CDS encoding glycosyltransferase, with the protein product MRFPEFPRADGLPGVGLHPLAGFETTFVPRYGVDSAELTGHLDHWAADLEAVRGAGVRHLRYALRWNDIERSPGEYDWERTDLELAALRDSGMVPVVDLLHHTSYPRWLRQGFADPDFGSAYRAFAVGVADRHPWLPAYTLVNEPFATLFLAGHEALWPPYRSGLAGFRELLLNVLPSVSQVAAHWRQRLPHAAHVWIDTAEHHRGAGRHAEYAALANDRRHVVLDLITGHDLRAGRPFLDVLLDDPAMRAMVGTLAPLQVDVLGLDYYPHSEWFYDDAGGHAPSPSPLGFAAVAGRYGDRYGLPMMLTETNIRGLPSDRVTWLKYMVEQYEQALRAGVPLRGFCWFPHVDSCDWDSLLARAGGRRDPVGVLTVDEDRRRRRTVLTEAWESVAAGAAAADLPAYRWQPPNDVELAGFAASVDWSWQDPAVHTVAPIPVDLPGPPPGIESEPMTTDLIVLSHLRWTWVWQRPQHLVSRIADRIAADRGARTWFVEEPLGADVTEPRIAVEEAGPVTRVWLEVPSDDPGRHLGFSAPEAQAYPELLAAYFAGRSTTAPDVWLYSPMAFDLAQRLAPRNLVYDVMDDLASFAEAPSGLVLRQRRALAEADIVFTGGRSLHRGVLTQRRQRVHLHPSGVETAHYARSRALRTRHDRPVAGYVGVIDERLDLDLIAGAAALLPDWEIRVVGPIAKIDAAALPQSPNLTYPGMVAYPELPAVMAGFDVALMPFALNEATRSISPTKTLEYLAAGLPVVSTRVPDVVADFADCVRLVDGPAELAAACRQALDEPVADVGGVLARHEWDAIAEAMWSTVWRERPGLGSALSASGTAATA
- the rpoZ gene encoding DNA-directed RNA polymerase subunit omega encodes the protein MTSPSSTPATAPSAAQIAAAGITFPPIDELLTHASSKYALSIYAAKRARQINDYYSQLGEGLMDYVGPLVEPMPREKPLSIALREINGGLLEHTEGE
- the gmk gene encoding guanylate kinase, which gives rise to MFVLSGPSGVGKSTLVQRLRRDLPDLHYSISATTRKPRAGEEHGRHYFFVDHDEFERMIADGALLEHAYFAGNHYGTPAADVERRLAAGQDVLLEIEVQGARQVRAAGSVGPEAVLLFLAPPSFDELARRLVGRGTESAEVRAARLDAARAELAAESEFDHTVVNTDVDAAAAALVRLMT
- the glf gene encoding UDP-galactopyranose mutase, translated to MNTDLIVVGAGAFGLTVAERCASELGLNVLVLDVRDHVGGNAYSEAEPGTGIEVHRYGAHLFHTSNQAVWDYVNRFTAFTAYQHRVYTRHRGEVFPMPINLGTINQFFRSALGPDEARALVREQAAELAGREARDLEAKAISLVGRPLYEAFVRGYTAKQWQTDPTQLDGDIISRLPVRYTYDNRYFNDTWEGLPVDGYTAWWSRMADHPRIEVRLATDFLAGGPYGRQAALGNVPIVYTGPLDRWFGHCAGALTWRTLDFDQEVLPVGDFQGTSVMNYADEDVPFTRILEFRHLHPERDYPTDRTVIVREFSRFAGVGDEPYYPVNSPADRELLRSYRALAAGEDDVFFGGRLGTYQYLDMHMAIGSALTLVRNVLTPRFATSSVAVGPVVAAGAGSS